One window of Dyadobacter sandarakinus genomic DNA carries:
- a CDS encoding SIR2 family protein, whose protein sequence is MFVEQFLDRMRSFSTAPYLFVGSGLSNRYLEIGTWHNLLQTISSSIELQRNFNFYLSKANGDLPRVASLMGSEFHEQWWDKPLFQESRSNFEQDVINEFSPLKYEIAQYIKRFGIIPKAPYATEFELLKKVNIDGIITTNWDTLLQNVFPNFSVYIGQDNLIFNNTISIGEIYKIHGCVESPNTLTLTEEDYHQFNAKNPYLAAKLLTIFMEHPVIFLGYSLHDPNIQEILRSVMLCLSRQNVDKLRDRLIFCEYDRNVTSCTMSNTSMMIADINLPITIVKYKSLIDVYSVLGENARRLPIKILKHMKDMVFDFVKNSDSKSRIYVDDNFDLDQLDLKNVEFFFGVGTREKLAKIGVKGVAQQDLLDDIINPNEKFDSKVICKDLLQNITGVYFPFFKHLRNANLLDDTGNLILDDTDCPFTEEFKDKVVKTTIKKFFPGATYDRRKVSINEKYQTLEELIAGETTDQALIHIPLLSTEKINLDTLLTFLQQNYTADKKKSPFMKKAICLYDYLKYKLPELE, encoded by the coding sequence ATGTTTGTAGAACAATTTTTGGACCGAATGCGGTCTTTTTCGACTGCACCTTATCTTTTTGTAGGATCTGGGCTTTCAAATAGATATTTGGAAATTGGAACTTGGCATAACTTACTTCAAACAATTTCATCAAGTATTGAACTTCAAAGAAACTTTAACTTCTATCTATCCAAAGCAAACGGTGATCTTCCCAGAGTTGCTTCTCTAATGGGTAGTGAGTTTCATGAACAGTGGTGGGACAAACCTTTGTTTCAAGAAAGCAGAAGCAACTTTGAACAAGATGTAATCAATGAGTTTAGTCCACTGAAATATGAGATCGCTCAATACATAAAGAGGTTCGGAATAATCCCGAAAGCACCATATGCTACGGAATTTGAGCTTTTAAAGAAGGTTAATATTGACGGAATTATAACAACCAACTGGGATACACTTTTACAAAATGTGTTTCCAAATTTCTCGGTATATATTGGACAAGACAACTTAATATTTAACAATACAATATCTATTGGTGAGATTTATAAAATTCACGGATGCGTAGAATCACCCAATACTCTTACATTGACCGAAGAGGATTATCATCAGTTTAATGCAAAAAACCCTTACCTCGCTGCAAAACTTTTAACCATATTCATGGAGCACCCTGTCATTTTCTTGGGTTATAGTCTCCATGATCCAAATATCCAGGAAATACTAAGATCAGTTATGCTGTGTCTAAGTCGGCAAAATGTAGATAAACTTAGAGATCGCCTTATTTTCTGTGAGTACGACCGAAATGTGACAAGTTGTACTATGTCCAATACAAGCATGATGATCGCTGATATAAATCTGCCAATTACTATTGTTAAGTATAAATCATTGATTGACGTGTATTCTGTGTTAGGTGAAAACGCACGAAGACTACCGATAAAAATCCTTAAACACATGAAGGATATGGTGTTTGATTTCGTTAAGAATTCTGACTCCAAATCAAGAATTTATGTGGATGATAACTTTGATCTAGACCAACTCGATTTGAAAAATGTTGAGTTCTTTTTTGGAGTAGGAACTAGGGAAAAGCTTGCTAAAATCGGCGTAAAAGGAGTTGCACAGCAAGATCTATTAGACGACATTATAAACCCAAATGAGAAGTTCGACTCAAAGGTTATTTGCAAAGATTTGCTACAAAATATCACCGGTGTGTACTTTCCCTTTTTTAAACATTTGAGAAACGCTAATCTATTGGACGACACAGGCAATTTAATACTCGACGATACCGATTGCCCTTTTACAGAGGAGTTCAAAGATAAAGTTGTGAAGACAACCATAAAAAAATTCTTTCCTGGTGCTACTTACGATCGTCGTAAAGTCAGTATTAATGAAAAATATCAAACACTTGAAGAACTCATTGCTGGTGAAACCACTGATCAAGCATTGATTCATATCCCTCTCCTTTCTACTGAAAAAATAAATTTAGACACTTTGCTGACTTTCTTACAACAGAACTATACAGCGGATAAAAAGAAAAGTCCCTTTATGAAGAAAGCGATTTGTCTTTATGACTATCTGAAATACAAATTACCGGAATTAGAATAG
- a CDS encoding acyltransferase family protein, protein MTTKTNRSSPADMQVNTSQRLVSLDALRGFDMFWIIGGEHLIHALAELTGWPVMIWLSAQMHHTVWNGCTFYDMIFPLFLFISGVSLPYSLGKKMGLSGVDYAYQLPATVKRQILKANLRRMLILVFLGMVVNGLFKFNGYENTRFASVLGRIGIAWFFAGLIHLHFSLRKQLVWFFVILTGYWLAMSFIPVPGFGAGDMSMEGSLESYIDRLLLPGRLHSKVHDPEGILSTIPAVATGLLGIFTGVFVRSKTFDPLKSVYFMLMAALALMVAGLLWDGIFPINKRLWTSSFVLFVGGWSLAFFAVFYLIIDVAGWKRWTFPFILIGTNSILIYLAVEGMIGFDHTAQFFLGGLIRLVPDRFEELLKIVSVILVELLGLYFLYKNKIFLKV, encoded by the coding sequence ATGACTACAAAAACTAACCGCTCCTCCCCTGCGGACATGCAGGTGAATACGTCGCAACGGCTTGTGTCACTGGATGCGCTGCGTGGCTTTGACATGTTCTGGATTATCGGCGGTGAGCACCTGATCCATGCGCTGGCTGAACTGACGGGCTGGCCGGTAATGATATGGCTCTCCGCCCAGATGCACCATACCGTCTGGAATGGCTGCACTTTTTATGACATGATTTTCCCCCTGTTTCTATTTATTTCGGGTGTGTCCCTCCCCTACTCGCTGGGCAAAAAAATGGGGCTGTCGGGTGTGGATTATGCCTATCAGTTACCGGCGACGGTCAAGCGTCAGATACTTAAAGCCAATCTGAGGAGGATGCTGATCCTGGTTTTCCTTGGCATGGTGGTCAATGGTTTGTTCAAATTCAATGGGTACGAAAACACCCGGTTCGCCAGCGTGCTGGGCAGGATCGGGATCGCGTGGTTTTTTGCCGGCCTGATCCACCTGCATTTCAGTTTGCGCAAGCAGCTTGTGTGGTTCTTTGTGATCCTGACCGGCTACTGGCTGGCGATGTCTTTTATTCCGGTGCCCGGATTCGGGGCCGGGGATATGTCAATGGAGGGTTCCCTGGAATCTTACATTGACAGACTGCTGCTGCCAGGCAGGCTGCATAGCAAGGTCCACGATCCGGAGGGCATCCTTTCTACGATTCCGGCGGTGGCCACGGGACTTCTGGGCATTTTTACAGGTGTGTTTGTGCGATCAAAGACCTTTGACCCATTAAAGAGTGTCTATTTTATGCTGATGGCTGCACTGGCACTCATGGTGGCAGGGCTTCTGTGGGATGGCATTTTCCCGATCAACAAGCGCCTCTGGACCAGCTCGTTTGTGTTGTTTGTCGGCGGGTGGAGCCTGGCTTTTTTTGCCGTTTTTTACCTCATCATCGACGTGGCAGGCTGGAAAAGATGGACATTCCCTTTCATCCTGATCGGAACAAACTCGATCCTCATCTACCTGGCTGTGGAAGGTATGATAGGATTTGACCATACGGCTCAGTTCTTTTTAGGCGGGCTGATTCGGCTGGTCCCGGATCGTTTTGAAGAACTGCTTAAAATAGTGTCGGTTATTCTGGTCGAGCTGCTGGGCCTTTATTTTCTTTATAAAAACAAGATTTTTTTGAAAGTGTAG
- a CDS encoding helix-turn-helix domain-containing protein, with translation MSTNIHLHTVDELLKFFRLDQPVHHPLVAIIDFSQVCEADIGHTKISTDFYTLIYKTYNRNHVKYGRKLVDFTNGSLICLAPNQVLEMDDEIEGSAQPLGWGLGFHPDLIRGTSLGDKMKSYSFFSYEVSEALHLSEKEKRILTHCVQKIEVELHENIDIHSQSILVSGIEMLLNYCSRFYGRQFITRKTSNNAVIVQVEKLLNEYFSLGDLSERGLPTVRYLAERVNLSPNYLSDLLKKETGKNAQDHIHFHLIEEAKNILLSSSRSVGEIAYGLGFEYPQYFNKLFKQKTGKTPVAFRNMN, from the coding sequence ATGAGCACAAATATTCACCTGCATACCGTTGATGAATTGCTGAAATTTTTCAGGCTTGACCAGCCTGTGCACCACCCGCTCGTGGCGATCATCGATTTCAGCCAGGTTTGTGAGGCGGACATCGGGCATACCAAAATTTCGACGGACTTCTACACGCTGATTTACAAGACTTACAACCGGAATCACGTCAAATACGGGCGGAAGCTGGTCGATTTTACAAATGGAAGTCTGATCTGCCTGGCGCCCAACCAGGTGCTGGAAATGGATGACGAAATCGAGGGATCAGCCCAGCCATTGGGTTGGGGCCTGGGCTTTCATCCCGATTTGATCCGGGGCACGTCGCTGGGCGATAAAATGAAGAGTTACAGCTTTTTCTCCTACGAAGTTTCGGAAGCACTGCATTTGTCGGAAAAGGAAAAACGGATTCTGACACACTGCGTCCAGAAGATCGAAGTCGAACTGCACGAAAACATTGATATACACAGCCAGTCGATCCTCGTATCGGGCATTGAAATGCTGCTAAACTATTGCTCCCGGTTTTACGGCAGACAGTTTATTACCAGAAAAACCTCCAATAATGCGGTAATTGTCCAGGTGGAAAAGCTGTTAAACGAATATTTCAGCCTGGGCGATCTCAGCGAACGTGGCCTGCCAACCGTCAGATATCTTGCAGAACGGGTAAATCTATCGCCCAATTACCTGAGCGACCTCCTGAAAAAAGAAACCGGCAAAAACGCCCAGGACCATATCCACTTTCACCTGATCGAAGAAGCCAAAAACATTCTTTTAAGCAGCAGCCGCTCAGTCGGCGAAATCGCCTATGGCCTGGGCTTTGAATATCCTCAGTATTTCAATAAGCTTTTTAAGCAGAAGACCGGGAAGACGCCGGTGGCGTTTAGGAATATGAATTAG
- a CDS encoding SDR family oxidoreductase, giving the protein MKTILITGASSGIGKETAKLFHAKGWNVIATMRNPESETELGELENILVTKLDVLDPSSINHAVEEGIARFGQIDVLLNNAGYGAYGVLESFTREQIIRQFDTNVIGLLDVTRALLPHFRSNKSGLIINISSIGGKMSFPLGTLYHGTKFAVEGISESLNYEVQEFGGKVKIVEPGAIATDFTGRSLDFSNDESMTEYQPIIGKLLAATEAMFGDASPASVVAGVIYEAATDGTDQLRYAAGEDAKAIIAQR; this is encoded by the coding sequence ATGAAAACCATTTTAATTACAGGGGCAAGCAGCGGCATCGGGAAAGAAACCGCCAAATTATTTCACGCAAAAGGCTGGAACGTCATCGCTACCATGCGGAATCCGGAATCCGAAACTGAATTAGGGGAATTGGAAAATATATTGGTTACCAAACTCGATGTGCTCGATCCTTCCTCCATTAATCATGCAGTAGAAGAAGGCATTGCCAGGTTCGGGCAGATTGATGTTTTATTAAATAATGCCGGTTATGGCGCTTATGGTGTGCTGGAATCTTTTACGAGGGAGCAGATCATTCGCCAGTTTGATACAAATGTGATCGGCCTGCTGGATGTGACCCGGGCTTTGCTGCCACATTTCCGCAGCAACAAAAGCGGGCTCATTATCAATATTTCGTCGATCGGTGGCAAGATGAGCTTTCCGCTCGGGACCTTATATCACGGGACGAAATTCGCGGTCGAAGGCATTTCCGAATCGCTGAACTATGAGGTGCAGGAGTTTGGCGGAAAGGTTAAAATTGTAGAACCGGGTGCAATTGCTACCGATTTTACGGGCCGCTCGCTGGATTTCAGCAATGATGAAAGCATGACGGAATACCAGCCGATCATCGGTAAACTGCTGGCAGCCACGGAAGCGATGTTCGGAGACGCCTCCCCGGCGAGTGTCGTGGCCGGTGTGATTTATGAAGCCGCCACCGACGGCACAGATCAATTGCGGTACGCGGCGGGCGAAGATGCCAAAGCCATTATTGCGCAGCGCTAG
- a CDS encoding alpha-N-acetylglucosaminidase, translating to MNDIRTGCFSLRILKRVNPLCLIICFFFTGINVKAQTIATSGKALIARVVPSHASHFEVEQLTSKSGKDEFEIESKGSKIVLRGSSGVAVASALYYYLTNYAHCQITWNGTNLSLPAKLPALPSKITKSTVYNYRYNLNYCTFNYTMSWWDWERWQKEIDWMAMHGINMPLAITGEEYTWLEVYKDMGFSENDLKDFFSGPAYFGWFWMGNLDGWGGPLPLSWMESHKTLQQQIVKRERELGMKPVLPAFTGHVPAAFKKKFPNAQLKATNWTNGFGNTYILDSQDPLFAEIGKKFLDKQTQLYGTDHLYSADTFNENEPPTDDPEYLSKLSERIYDGMRQADPNAVWVMQGWLFYSDRKFWKAPQIEALLKAVPDDKMILLDLAAEIEPVWKRTGAFYGKPWIWNMLNNFGGNVNLFGRMEGVAAGPAQAWNDPGKKRLEGIGLTMEAIEQNPVIYELMMDHTWRTTPIDLDQWLKKYARNRYGKNDSDLNLAWQILRKTVYNGKEIRDGAESIVTGRPTLDSSTIWTRTKLNYAPEKLLPAWDLLVKAANKGVKTDGFSYDLVDVSRQILANYALVVQKKWVTAFRKGDQIGFKKHSREFIDLIDDMDALLATRKDFMLGPWIADARKWGTNAQEKALYEQNARDLITLWGDADSPLHEYSNRQWSGLLNDFYRVRWEKFFAMLDGSLANHTKADFKTFEKSIAQWEWQWVNEQKAFPTKPAGNSIEAALKLHRKYAQQISHDYKN from the coding sequence GACATCCGAACAGGTTGTTTTTCTCTTCGTATTTTGAAGAGGGTCAACCCCTTGTGCCTGATCATTTGCTTCTTTTTTACAGGGATAAATGTTAAAGCGCAAACCATCGCGACCTCCGGCAAAGCCCTGATTGCACGGGTAGTCCCATCCCATGCCTCTCATTTCGAGGTGGAGCAGCTGACTTCCAAATCCGGCAAAGACGAATTTGAAATTGAAAGTAAAGGCAGCAAAATCGTGCTGCGCGGATCGAGCGGCGTGGCGGTGGCTTCTGCGCTTTATTATTATCTGACAAACTATGCGCACTGCCAGATCACCTGGAATGGGACCAACTTATCGCTTCCGGCAAAACTGCCTGCCCTACCCTCGAAAATCACCAAATCGACGGTTTACAATTATCGTTACAATCTGAACTACTGCACGTTTAATTACACCATGAGCTGGTGGGACTGGGAGCGCTGGCAAAAAGAAATTGACTGGATGGCCATGCACGGGATCAATATGCCGCTGGCGATCACCGGCGAGGAATACACCTGGCTGGAAGTGTATAAAGACATGGGTTTCAGTGAAAATGACCTGAAAGATTTTTTCAGCGGCCCGGCTTATTTCGGCTGGTTCTGGATGGGAAATCTGGACGGCTGGGGTGGCCCGCTACCGCTGAGCTGGATGGAAAGCCACAAGACTTTGCAGCAGCAAATTGTGAAAAGAGAGCGTGAGCTGGGCATGAAACCCGTTTTGCCGGCTTTTACGGGGCACGTTCCGGCTGCATTCAAGAAGAAATTTCCCAATGCACAGTTGAAGGCGACTAACTGGACCAATGGATTTGGAAATACTTACATTCTCGATTCACAGGACCCGCTTTTTGCAGAAATCGGCAAGAAATTCCTGGACAAGCAGACCCAGCTTTACGGCACCGACCATTTATATTCGGCCGATACATTTAACGAAAACGAACCACCCACCGACGATCCCGAATATTTATCAAAACTGAGCGAAAGGATCTACGACGGCATGCGCCAGGCGGACCCGAATGCAGTTTGGGTGATGCAGGGCTGGTTGTTTTACAGCGACCGGAAATTCTGGAAAGCCCCGCAGATTGAAGCACTTTTGAAAGCAGTACCCGACGATAAAATGATCCTGCTCGACCTGGCAGCCGAAATCGAGCCGGTCTGGAAGCGGACAGGTGCATTTTACGGTAAACCGTGGATCTGGAACATGCTGAACAATTTTGGGGGTAATGTCAATCTGTTCGGCAGAATGGAAGGTGTCGCGGCAGGACCTGCCCAGGCCTGGAACGATCCCGGTAAAAAACGATTGGAAGGCATCGGCCTGACGATGGAAGCCATCGAGCAAAACCCGGTCATTTATGAATTGATGATGGACCACACCTGGCGGACTACTCCTATCGACCTCGATCAATGGTTGAAAAAATACGCAAGAAACAGGTATGGGAAAAACGATTCGGATCTTAACCTGGCCTGGCAGATTTTAAGAAAAACGGTTTACAATGGAAAGGAAATCCGCGACGGTGCAGAGTCAATTGTGACGGGCAGGCCAACCCTGGATTCTTCCACGATCTGGACCAGAACGAAATTGAATTATGCGCCGGAAAAACTTTTGCCGGCTTGGGATCTGCTAGTCAAGGCTGCAAATAAGGGTGTAAAAACAGACGGATTTAGCTACGATCTGGTGGATGTTTCCAGACAGATTCTGGCCAATTATGCATTGGTTGTTCAGAAAAAATGGGTAACTGCATTCAGAAAGGGAGACCAAATTGGTTTCAAAAAGCACAGCCGCGAGTTTATTGACTTGATCGACGATATGGATGCGCTGCTGGCAACCAGAAAAGATTTCATGCTCGGACCCTGGATCGCAGATGCCAGAAAATGGGGCACGAATGCGCAGGAAAAGGCACTTTACGAACAAAATGCCCGCGACCTGATCACGCTGTGGGGTGATGCCGACAGTCCGCTGCACGAATATTCCAACCGGCAATGGAGCGGCCTGCTCAATGATTTTTACAGGGTACGCTGGGAAAAATTCTTCGCCATGCTCGACGGCAGCCTGGCAAATCACACGAAGGCGGATTTCAAAACCTTTGAAAAAAGCATTGCACAATGGGAGTGGCAGTGGGTCAATGAGCAAAAAGCTTTCCCTACGAAACCGGCAGGCAACAGCATTGAGGCGGCCCTGAAACTACATCGGAAATATGCTCAGCAAATCAGCCATGACTACAAAAACTAA
- a CDS encoding DNA-processing protein DprA: MKNSVSENTKAVLLLTSPLIVGKGKNYADLLSISEYNRLARFLHEDKKQPLDLLKPDADDLLKSCAKVCDVDKLRRLLSRGFLLSQVLTDWQNRSIWVVSRADDSYPKKIKKKLKEDAPPILYGCGNISLVESEGLGVVGSRDVDDSLVDYTKAVAKLAVKAGKVIYSGGARGIDQAAMVGAIENLGAAVGIVADSLEKSATSRLYREALMNDRMLLLSPYDPKAGFNVGNAMNRNKLIYALSSATLVVNSDFNKGGTWNGAVEQLTKLHYSKVYVRSTGQPSKGLEALTRKGAFVWPNPADIESFASAIKGDYSQLSEKPLEKLFVKEVEISSKVDDVTSTPPPSNILPKNNLNPGEELFLKVKELIFTQLSAPKSIEEVAKILCVSNPQAKAWIDRLIKEQTVLKQPKTKRYMLKTQLALSSTL; the protein is encoded by the coding sequence ATGAAAAATAGTGTCTCTGAAAATACAAAAGCAGTTTTGCTGCTCACAAGTCCTTTGATTGTGGGTAAGGGTAAAAACTATGCAGATTTATTGTCGATAAGTGAATACAACCGGCTCGCGCGGTTTTTACATGAAGACAAAAAACAGCCATTAGATCTTCTTAAACCAGATGCTGATGATCTTTTAAAGTCTTGTGCAAAGGTTTGTGACGTCGATAAATTGAGACGCTTGCTTAGCCGCGGGTTCTTACTAAGTCAAGTGCTCACCGATTGGCAAAATCGGTCAATATGGGTGGTCAGCAGAGCTGATGATAGCTATCCAAAGAAGATTAAAAAGAAGCTGAAAGAGGATGCGCCACCTATCCTATATGGTTGTGGCAATATATCACTCGTTGAGAGCGAAGGATTGGGAGTAGTTGGTTCAAGAGATGTGGATGACAGTTTAGTCGATTACACAAAGGCGGTGGCGAAACTTGCTGTGAAAGCAGGGAAAGTAATATATTCTGGTGGTGCACGTGGAATTGATCAAGCAGCGATGGTCGGAGCTATTGAAAACTTAGGTGCAGCTGTGGGAATTGTAGCAGATAGTCTTGAAAAGTCTGCCACCAGCCGATTATATCGAGAAGCATTAATGAATGACCGTATGCTTTTACTGTCACCTTATGACCCGAAAGCTGGTTTCAATGTTGGTAATGCAATGAATAGAAATAAGCTGATCTATGCATTATCCAGTGCTACCCTTGTGGTGAATTCTGATTTCAATAAAGGCGGGACTTGGAATGGTGCTGTTGAGCAATTGACAAAACTACATTACAGCAAAGTTTACGTTCGCTCGACTGGCCAACCGAGCAAAGGTTTGGAAGCTCTGACTAGAAAGGGGGCGTTTGTTTGGCCTAATCCTGCCGATATTGAGTCGTTTGCGAGTGCTATAAAGGGAGATTACAGCCAACTCTCGGAAAAGCCTTTGGAAAAATTATTTGTGAAGGAGGTAGAAATCTCTTCAAAAGTAGACGATGTAACTTCTACGCCGCCGCCTTCGAATATTCTTCCAAAGAATAATCTAAATCCTGGGGAAGAGCTCTTTTTAAAGGTAAAAGAATTGATTTTTACACAATTGTCAGCACCGAAATCCATTGAGGAGGTTGCGAAGATTCTTTGTGTTTCAAATCCGCAAGCCAAGGCGTGGATTGATAGACTTATTAAAGAACAAACGGTGCTGAAACAGCCAAAGACTAAAAGATATATGCTGAAAACTCAGTTGGCGCTATCTTCAACTTTATAA
- a CDS encoding RecQ family ATP-dependent DNA helicase — MPYSSPQALRLLRLGTQNPFATFREDQELAISQIVDRPSRLLLVQKTGWGKSSVYFIATKLLREAGGGPALLISPLLALMRNQIAAANRMGVRARTINSDNQDEWDEVERAIRNNEVDILLISPERLANGHFREKVLGPVASQISMLVIDEAHCISDWGHDFRPHYRLLERIVKTLPSNLRLLATTATANERVMNDLVAVLGPNISVVRGDLNRPSLSLQTIHIPSQAERLAWLAEYVPKIEGHGIIYTLTVRDANLVSSWLKSSGVNVEAYTGESGDAREELEQALLDNRVKALVATMALGMGFDKPDLAFVIHYQLPGSIVAYYQQVGRAGRGIDSARGILLIGEEDKTITNWFIESAFPTPDEVQEILSALEKSQFGLSVPDLMTKVNISKGRIEKTISLLSLESPAPIVKEGSKWQLTVSHLAPEFWERAQRLTALRKEEQAQMEEYSRLESGHMDFLIAGLDGEPNTINASRVLSPLPSTVNSKLVTAAISFLKRSDLPIEPRKQWPTGGLSGYGVSGKINPFYQTQNGKALCIWGDAGWGKLVKEGKYYTKRFDDELVKACVDLILRWKPTPAPVWVTCIPSTRHPELVPDFAARIANELKLPFKPVLIKTDERPAQKAMANSTQQAKNLDGSLAINDQSIPNGPVLLIDDMVDSRWTLTVAAWLLRLKGSGEVWPLALAQTGNEQ, encoded by the coding sequence ATGCCCTATTCATCACCACAAGCGCTTCGTCTACTACGTCTTGGCACCCAGAATCCCTTTGCTACATTCAGAGAGGACCAAGAATTGGCTATTTCACAAATAGTAGATCGTCCTTCCAGACTTTTGTTGGTTCAGAAGACCGGATGGGGAAAGAGTTCTGTGTATTTTATAGCTACTAAGCTTCTTAGGGAAGCGGGAGGCGGCCCTGCCTTGTTAATATCGCCTTTACTTGCTTTGATGCGAAATCAAATTGCTGCGGCAAATAGAATGGGCGTTAGAGCTAGAACTATTAATTCCGACAACCAAGATGAGTGGGATGAAGTTGAAAGAGCCATTAGGAATAACGAGGTCGACATTCTATTAATATCGCCGGAAAGACTGGCTAATGGTCACTTCCGCGAGAAAGTATTAGGTCCAGTTGCCAGTCAGATTTCGATGCTTGTAATTGATGAAGCTCATTGTATTTCTGACTGGGGACATGACTTTCGCCCTCATTACAGGCTTTTGGAGCGTATTGTCAAGACGTTGCCAAGTAATCTGAGATTACTGGCAACGACAGCAACTGCTAATGAACGAGTAATGAATGACTTAGTTGCAGTTTTAGGACCGAATATTAGCGTTGTTAGAGGTGACCTCAATCGTCCATCATTATCACTACAAACTATACATATTCCTAGTCAAGCCGAAAGATTGGCCTGGCTCGCGGAATATGTTCCCAAAATTGAAGGCCACGGAATTATTTACACATTGACGGTGAGAGATGCAAATCTAGTTTCAAGTTGGCTTAAATCATCAGGTGTAAATGTTGAAGCTTATACCGGTGAGAGCGGGGACGCTAGAGAGGAATTGGAACAAGCCCTACTTGATAACAGGGTGAAGGCTTTGGTGGCAACAATGGCACTAGGCATGGGATTCGATAAACCCGATCTCGCTTTTGTAATTCATTATCAGCTTCCAGGGTCTATTGTTGCTTATTATCAACAGGTTGGCAGAGCTGGCAGAGGAATTGATAGTGCTCGTGGTATACTTCTAATTGGAGAGGAGGATAAGACTATCACAAATTGGTTTATAGAATCTGCATTTCCGACGCCAGATGAGGTTCAAGAGATATTATCAGCTTTGGAGAAATCTCAATTTGGATTGTCAGTGCCAGATCTAATGACGAAAGTGAATATTTCAAAGGGGCGTATTGAAAAGACCATTTCGCTTCTATCGTTAGAATCACCTGCTCCAATTGTGAAGGAGGGCAGCAAATGGCAACTAACAGTTTCACATCTGGCACCGGAATTTTGGGAGCGCGCACAGCGCTTGACCGCTTTAAGAAAGGAAGAGCAAGCTCAGATGGAAGAATACTCAAGATTAGAGTCAGGCCATATGGATTTCTTAATTGCTGGGCTGGATGGAGAGCCAAATACAATAAACGCATCACGAGTTCTCTCGCCATTACCTTCGACGGTAAATAGTAAATTGGTTACAGCCGCGATCTCATTTTTAAAGAGGTCAGACTTACCCATCGAACCCCGTAAGCAATGGCCAACTGGCGGACTATCTGGCTACGGTGTGAGCGGCAAAATTAATCCCTTTTATCAAACACAAAATGGGAAAGCCTTATGTATTTGGGGCGATGCAGGGTGGGGAAAATTAGTGAAAGAAGGGAAATATTATACAAAAAGATTTGATGATGAGCTTGTTAAGGCTTGCGTAGATTTAATATTGCGATGGAAACCCACTCCCGCTCCGGTTTGGGTTACATGCATTCCATCAACAAGACATCCAGAACTTGTCCCTGATTTTGCTGCGCGTATTGCAAATGAGCTTAAATTGCCTTTCAAACCAGTGTTGATCAAAACTGATGAGCGTCCTGCACAAAAAGCAATGGCAAATAGCACTCAGCAGGCTAAAAACCTTGATGGTTCTTTGGCAATCAATGATCAAAGTATTCCAAATGGTCCCGTTTTATTAATTGATGACATGGTGGATTCTAGGTGGACATTGACAGTCGCAGCTTGGTTGCTGCGCTTAAAAGGAAGCGGAGAGGTTTGGCCTCTCGCCCTCGCGCAAACAGGAAATGAACAATGA
- a CDS encoding EVE domain-containing protein, translated as MAYYITLFSPDTYKTFTETERSISGFRENQKTQANAIKKGNKLIAYVTKLSRWAGILEVTGEYFIDNTPVYSEDDVYTLRFPVKEIAWLPLDHALPVDDEECWTSLSFTKNLPKEKHRVDQYGARQFAPFRRGGRSLD; from the coding sequence ATGGCTTACTACATCACCCTCTTCTCTCCCGACACCTACAAGACATTCACTGAAACCGAGCGCTCCATCTCTGGTTTTCGTGAAAATCAGAAGACGCAGGCAAATGCGATCAAAAAGGGTAACAAGTTGATTGCTTACGTCACCAAATTGTCGCGCTGGGCTGGCATTCTGGAAGTTACGGGGGAATATTTTATCGACAATACGCCGGTTTATTCGGAAGATGATGTGTATACCCTGCGGTTTCCGGTGAAGGAAATTGCCTGGCTCCCGCTCGACCACGCGCTTCCTGTGGACGATGAGGAATGCTGGACGAGCCTTTCTTTTACCAAAAATCTGCCCAAGGAAAAGCACCGCGTGGACCAATATGGTGCGCGGCAATTTGCGCCGTTTCGAAGAGGCGGACGGAGCCTGGATTGA